Proteins found in one uncultured Desulfuromonas sp. genomic segment:
- a CDS encoding HAD family hydrolase: protein MSAECRVVVFDCDGVMFDSRQANLAYYNVILRHFGEPEVDKEQKERAHLCHTGSSPQVFAGLLGEERLQEALIVAAQVDYDQFIPQLTVEPGLREVLAALAQTVPLAIATNRGSSMPRILEHFDLSGYFSEVVTHQDVARPKPFPDMLLEVARRLNVAVRHMTFIGDSELDQAAAQRAGCHFIAYQWEGGQRMDHHQQLPQLIGR from the coding sequence GTGAGCGCTGAGTGTCGAGTGGTGGTCTTTGATTGTGATGGTGTGATGTTTGACAGCCGTCAGGCCAATCTGGCTTATTACAATGTGATTCTGCGTCACTTTGGCGAGCCGGAGGTGGATAAGGAACAGAAGGAACGCGCCCATTTGTGCCATACCGGATCAAGTCCCCAGGTTTTTGCCGGGTTGCTTGGTGAAGAGCGTTTGCAGGAGGCTCTGATTGTGGCGGCACAGGTGGATTACGACCAGTTTATTCCGCAACTGACGGTTGAGCCTGGATTGCGCGAGGTGTTAGCCGCGCTCGCTCAGACGGTTCCGCTGGCTATCGCGACCAACCGGGGCAGCAGTATGCCGCGTATTCTTGAGCATTTTGATTTGAGTGGTTATTTTTCTGAAGTGGTAACGCATCAGGATGTGGCGCGACCGAAGCCTTTTCCCGATATGTTACTGGAGGTGGCTCGGCGGTTGAACGTTGCCGTCCGCCATATGACATTTATCGGTGATTCAGAGTTGGATCAGGCCGCAGCCCAACGTGCCGGATGTCATTTTATTGCTTATCAGTGGGAGGGTGGTCAGCGCATGGATCATCACCAGCAGTTGCCGCAGTTGATTGGCCGTTAA
- a CDS encoding ATP-binding protein gives MENQLEVDIKVPNQTKYLSLIGKIGEDVAYTLKKFNDNREELAYHINLVLTEAMANAIKHANQNDPNKDVHISISLSKNNLCIKVYDQGQGFDISEIKQIEAAPEDEHGRGIFLIHALMDTVTYNQCCNGHVLEMNKSLNGQSTAATAGDDPCADHPPTDKQ, from the coding sequence ATGGAAAATCAACTTGAAGTGGACATTAAAGTCCCCAACCAGACGAAATACCTCAGTCTGATCGGCAAAATCGGCGAAGACGTTGCCTACACGTTGAAAAAATTCAACGATAATCGCGAAGAGCTTGCCTATCACATCAACCTGGTCCTGACGGAAGCGATGGCGAACGCCATCAAACATGCCAACCAAAATGACCCGAACAAGGATGTGCATATCAGTATTTCCCTGTCAAAGAACAATCTGTGCATCAAAGTCTACGACCAGGGACAGGGGTTTGATATCAGTGAGATCAAACAAATTGAAGCCGCGCCGGAAGACGAGCATGGCCGAGGGATTTTTCTTATCCATGCGCTAATGGATACAGTCACCTACAACCAGTGCTGCAACGGCCATGTTCTGGAGATGAATAAATCGCTTAACGGCCAATCAACTGCGGCAACTGCTGGTGATGATCCATGCGCTGACCACCCTCCCACTGATAAGCAATAA
- a CDS encoding STAS domain-containing protein has protein sequence MNVAIEEHDHIVTLTLKEERLDAHNSSELKTQLLNLFEDGKVNIVIDLSPVRFIDSSGLGALVSGFKNASSREGGLKLCGLQSQVKSMFELTRLHRVFEIFPGTEEALASF, from the coding sequence ATGAATGTTGCTATTGAAGAACATGACCACATCGTTACACTCACCCTCAAGGAAGAGCGTCTCGATGCGCATAACAGCAGCGAATTGAAAACCCAGCTGCTCAACCTGTTTGAAGACGGAAAAGTCAATATCGTCATTGACCTCTCCCCGGTTCGTTTTATCGACTCATCCGGCCTGGGTGCTCTTGTTTCCGGCTTTAAAAACGCCAGCTCCCGTGAAGGAGGGCTGAAACTGTGTGGCTTGCAGTCGCAGGTCAAATCAATGTTTGAACTGACAAGACTGCATCGTGTTTTTGAAATTTTTCCGGGAACGGAAGAAGCTCTGGCCAGCTTTTAG
- a CDS encoding SpoIIE family protein phosphatase produces the protein MMSVQFLGAITLAYFLLLFVVAFMADNLRRRGKSFVTNASVYSLSLAVYCTSWTYYGSVGRAATSGLDFLTIYLGPTLICFTWWFLLRKIILITKEQNIVSIADFIASRYGKSTYLGGIVTIFAVLGIVPYIALQLKAISQTFNMLCGSDSNLTTAFALQYPNLHLDTAFLAALFLAAFCILFGAMRLNSTERHEGLMAAVALESIIKLSAFLAVGLFVTYGLFDGFGDLFSRFLTTFPEKSDLLLISGEHNSSGRWFSMTVLSMMAVMFLPRQFHAMVIENSDHEHIRKAMWAFPAYMFLLNLFVLPIAIAGIITFSGDTTMADYYVLSLPLLEHQQLLAIFVFIGGFSAAGGMVMLESVASATMILNNLIMPIILRFNLKTADISGLLLTIKRIAIVSVIFLGYFYYRTLGETEALVNIGLISFMAATQFAPALLGGIYWERATQRGAAAGLLSGFIVWFYTLLVPTFVDAGWLSHDILLHGPLGLEWLRPTALFYLDTLDVWSHALFWTLFFNIGLFLGVSILTIPSSVEATQALRFVRVSTWRDIPQKRTRISKAPTIMEFVDLMTKFIGEKHANMAISNYLGDREIDEKGSLSEYEIPNLKRFTEKTLAGSVGTAAARIIIENYLSARGSKMEDVFNIFGTVSLSRDASREQLTVLYEAANMIASGADLDTIFDNILELLYHQFRFDLCAIRLYDEESNLLKVRCFKGIDTEFLSHADREINEETCIGTTYINNRVVLANDSDCSDKPTSMEIIRREGIKSFAHAPITIEGQPIGVLSSYSRYAKGIYTDEFIELYKNLAAQIGIAWRNARQTSQLIEVSEQEKELKIAEAIQLSLLPDTMPECADMDIAGICVPAKQIGGDYFDFIKKEQLLDVIIADVSGHNIGAALLMAEVRTFIQAQARQLSTPPDVLHVLNRFMYEDLTNAELFITMFYLQYDPVRGRIAFANAGHNPPLLLHRATGTFEELDAEGMILGITTDMEFEEKHAYFQEGDILVLYTDGIIEAENSSQQMYGMERLKSSIQENNALSAQEIIDNTMDEARMFQGRRHFNDDVTMIVLKINS, from the coding sequence ATGATGTCTGTCCAGTTTCTCGGAGCCATCACCCTAGCCTACTTTCTATTGCTTTTTGTCGTTGCCTTTATGGCCGACAACCTGCGCCGTCGGGGAAAAAGTTTCGTCACCAATGCGAGCGTCTATTCGCTGTCGCTGGCTGTGTACTGCACCTCATGGACCTATTATGGCAGCGTCGGCCGTGCCGCCACCAGTGGCCTTGACTTTCTGACCATCTATCTCGGCCCGACACTAATCTGTTTTACCTGGTGGTTTCTGCTGCGAAAAATTATTCTGATCACCAAAGAGCAAAACATTGTCAGTATCGCCGACTTCATTGCCAGCCGCTATGGCAAATCAACCTATCTCGGCGGCATTGTCACCATTTTCGCCGTCCTCGGCATCGTGCCTTACATCGCCCTACAGCTCAAAGCGATTTCGCAAACGTTCAACATGCTGTGCGGTTCTGACAGCAATTTAACCACGGCATTTGCGCTACAATATCCCAATCTACACTTGGATACCGCTTTTCTTGCCGCCCTGTTTCTGGCGGCATTCTGTATTCTGTTCGGCGCCATGCGCCTCAACAGTACCGAGCGCCATGAAGGCCTGATGGCAGCAGTTGCCCTGGAATCGATCATCAAACTGTCGGCGTTTCTCGCGGTCGGTCTATTTGTCACCTACGGCCTGTTCGACGGCTTTGGCGACCTTTTCAGTCGCTTCCTGACCACCTTTCCCGAAAAATCGGACCTATTGCTGATCTCAGGAGAGCACAACAGCAGTGGTCGCTGGTTTTCCATGACCGTGTTGTCCATGATGGCGGTGATGTTTCTGCCCCGCCAGTTTCATGCCATGGTCATTGAAAACTCGGATCATGAACATATTCGCAAAGCCATGTGGGCGTTCCCGGCCTATATGTTTCTTCTCAATCTGTTTGTGCTGCCCATTGCCATTGCCGGGATTATCACCTTCAGCGGCGACACCACCATGGCCGACTATTATGTATTAAGTCTGCCGCTGCTTGAGCATCAGCAATTGCTGGCCATCTTTGTTTTTATCGGCGGTTTTTCTGCAGCCGGAGGGATGGTGATGCTGGAGTCGGTGGCCTCGGCAACCATGATTCTCAACAACCTGATCATGCCGATCATTCTGCGCTTCAACCTGAAAACTGCGGACATCTCCGGACTGCTGCTCACCATTAAACGGATCGCCATCGTTTCAGTTATCTTTCTCGGTTACTTTTACTATCGTACCCTTGGCGAAACCGAAGCCCTGGTCAATATCGGCCTGATATCATTCATGGCTGCCACCCAGTTTGCCCCGGCCCTTCTGGGTGGCATTTACTGGGAACGGGCCACACAACGCGGTGCGGCAGCCGGCCTGCTCAGTGGTTTTATCGTCTGGTTTTATACGCTGCTGGTACCAACCTTTGTCGATGCGGGCTGGCTATCACACGACATCCTGCTTCACGGCCCCCTCGGTCTGGAATGGTTACGCCCGACCGCATTATTTTATCTTGATACCCTCGATGTCTGGTCACATGCCCTGTTTTGGACGCTGTTTTTCAATATCGGCCTGTTTCTCGGTGTTTCGATACTGACCATCCCTTCCTCCGTCGAAGCGACTCAGGCACTGCGCTTTGTCCGGGTATCCACCTGGCGCGATATTCCGCAAAAACGCACTCGGATCAGCAAGGCACCGACGATTATGGAATTTGTCGACTTGATGACCAAATTCATCGGTGAAAAACACGCCAACATGGCAATTTCCAACTACCTCGGCGACCGTGAAATTGATGAAAAGGGCAGCCTGTCTGAGTATGAGATCCCCAACCTGAAACGGTTTACTGAAAAAACCCTGGCCGGGTCTGTTGGTACGGCTGCTGCACGCATCATCATTGAAAACTATCTGTCGGCACGCGGCAGCAAAATGGAAGATGTGTTTAATATCTTCGGAACCGTCAGTCTCAGCCGTGATGCCAGCCGTGAACAACTGACGGTTTTGTATGAAGCGGCCAATATGATCGCCAGTGGTGCGGACCTTGACACCATTTTCGACAATATTCTTGAACTTCTCTACCATCAGTTCCGCTTCGACCTGTGTGCAATCCGTCTGTACGATGAGGAGAGCAACCTGCTCAAAGTCCGCTGTTTCAAAGGGATCGATACAGAATTTCTGTCTCACGCCGATCGTGAGATCAACGAAGAGACATGTATTGGCACCACTTACATCAATAACCGGGTTGTGCTGGCCAACGATTCCGACTGTTCCGACAAACCAACCTCCATGGAGATCATCCGCCGTGAAGGGATCAAATCGTTCGCTCATGCCCCGATTACTATTGAAGGACAACCCATCGGCGTTTTATCATCCTATTCCCGGTATGCCAAAGGCATCTACACCGATGAATTCATCGAGCTGTACAAAAATCTCGCCGCCCAGATTGGTATCGCCTGGCGCAATGCCCGGCAGACCAGCCAACTGATCGAGGTAAGCGAGCAGGAGAAAGAATTAAAAATCGCCGAAGCTATTCAACTCAGCTTACTGCCGGACACTATGCCGGAGTGCGCCGATATGGACATCGCCGGGATTTGCGTGCCGGCGAAACAGATTGGTGGCGACTACTTTGACTTCATCAAAAAAGAGCAACTCCTTGATGTCATCATTGCCGATGTTTCCGGGCACAATATTGGTGCGGCCCTGCTTATGGCCGAAGTACGCACCTTCATCCAAGCCCAGGCCAGGCAATTAAGTACACCGCCGGATGTACTGCACGTCCTCAACCGCTTCATGTATGAGGACTTGACCAACGCCGAACTTTTCATCACCATGTTCTATCTTCAGTATGACCCGGTTCGTGGCCGAATCGCCTTTGCCAATGCCGGCCATAATCCACCATTACTGCTGCATCGAGCGACTGGCACTTTTGAGGAACTTGATGCAGAAGGAATGATTCTGGGTATCACAACGGATATGGAGTTTGAGGAAAAGCACGCTTATTTCCAGGAGGGGGATATCCTTGTGCTCTATACGGATGGTATTATTGAAGCAGAAAACAGTTCCCAGCAGATGTACGGTATGGAGCGGCTTAAATCCTCGATTCAAGAAAACAATGCTTTGAGTGCGCAAGAAATTATTGACAACACCATGGATGAGGCACGCATGTTTCAGGGGCGGCGCCACTTTAATGATGATGTCACGATGATTGTTTTGAAAATCAATTCTTAG
- a CDS encoding diguanylate cyclase — protein sequence MSRPPTLGEPHAIKGRWIPYAIALVLCLAVFSLWQALEKREARARQQAIAAEAETVLNLIDLDLNNRIRSLQRFVYRWQQRGGMTRQEFFLNADSYLSDHPGYQALEWVDSSFTVRWVVPQQGNEQAINLNLSLEKNRRTALKKAQHQQTPTLSMPVELVQGGIGFLVYLPITVENSFEGFLLAVFRTNTWVESLLTTRTTPRYFKSCILMDNTRIYQAPDWQHQPEELQYAKELTIRNHLFVVQSRPTALYLTTSHTLLPELVFLFGLTLIICLVLIIYLLQKTSSAVHSGNRNQNMLELEIEQRQQVEAEREMLLNDIGERVKALHCLYSLSRLAESTGKDVEQFLSQAIECLPPAWQHPEYTTARVVFDEMTFTTSDFQESTWKMDSTIQTNGKVRGKVEVFYTKQFAEFDEGPFTQEERCLVNEIADRIGSVVQQKKAVEALGKERQRLAFILEGTHVGTWEWNIQTGETIFNRRWAENIGYQLDELTPASIKTWEKFCHPEDLKKAYRALKRHFSGREPFYQCEIRLKHKNGHWVWILDRGKVSVWTDDGAPLRMFGTHTDISEQKKAEARIRHLANHDALTGLPSLRLVRDRINVALETAHRKHEQFAVMFFDLDGFKSINDRHGHDAGDFVLQTVANHLLNCVRKSDTVARIGGDEFLLLLTEIKSVENVENIACKVIETVSSPMEFHGYPLQVQASVGIALYPTHGHTSKTLIKQADSAMYTVKSGGKNSYRFAVSSQEKGESPVV from the coding sequence ATGAGCCGCCCCCCCACCCTTGGCGAACCCCACGCGATCAAAGGACGATGGATCCCTTATGCCATCGCTCTGGTGTTATGTCTGGCGGTTTTTTCATTGTGGCAGGCGTTGGAAAAACGGGAAGCCCGAGCACGACAGCAAGCCATTGCCGCTGAAGCAGAAACAGTTCTGAATCTGATCGATCTCGACCTGAACAATCGCATCCGCTCATTGCAACGGTTCGTATACCGTTGGCAACAGCGTGGCGGAATGACACGCCAGGAATTTTTTCTCAATGCCGACAGTTATTTAAGCGATCACCCCGGTTATCAGGCTCTCGAATGGGTTGATTCCAGTTTCACCGTCCGCTGGGTGGTTCCACAACAAGGCAATGAACAGGCGATCAACCTCAACCTGTCCTTGGAAAAAAATCGCCGCACCGCCCTGAAAAAGGCCCAGCATCAACAGACGCCGACATTGTCCATGCCGGTTGAACTGGTCCAGGGAGGCATCGGTTTTCTGGTCTACCTTCCCATCACCGTCGAAAACAGCTTCGAAGGATTCTTGCTGGCGGTCTTTCGAACCAACACCTGGGTAGAATCCCTCCTCACAACACGCACCACACCACGCTATTTTAAATCCTGTATCCTGATGGACAACACGCGGATTTATCAAGCGCCTGATTGGCAACACCAGCCAGAAGAGCTGCAATACGCCAAAGAGTTAACCATTCGCAATCACCTATTTGTGGTACAAAGCCGCCCGACAGCACTCTATCTCACCACCAGCCACACCCTGCTCCCCGAACTGGTTTTTCTCTTCGGCCTGACCCTGATCATCTGCCTGGTCCTCATCATTTACCTTCTGCAAAAAACCTCTTCTGCGGTGCATAGCGGCAACCGCAATCAAAACATGCTGGAACTGGAGATTGAGCAACGTCAACAGGTTGAAGCAGAGCGGGAGATGCTGCTCAATGATATCGGAGAACGGGTAAAAGCATTGCATTGTCTCTACAGCCTATCGCGGCTGGCAGAATCAACGGGCAAAGACGTCGAACAATTTCTCTCTCAAGCCATTGAGTGTCTACCTCCTGCCTGGCAACACCCCGAATACACGACAGCACGGGTTGTTTTTGATGAGATGACTTTTACCACCAGTGATTTCCAAGAAAGCACTTGGAAAATGGATTCCACCATTCAAACCAACGGAAAAGTACGGGGAAAGGTGGAAGTCTTTTACACCAAACAATTTGCCGAATTTGACGAAGGACCGTTCACACAAGAGGAACGCTGCCTCGTCAACGAAATCGCTGACCGGATCGGTAGCGTCGTTCAGCAGAAAAAAGCCGTTGAAGCGCTCGGTAAAGAACGCCAGCGACTGGCCTTTATCCTTGAAGGGACGCACGTCGGCACCTGGGAGTGGAATATTCAAACCGGTGAAACCATCTTCAATCGCCGCTGGGCGGAAAATATCGGCTATCAACTGGATGAGCTGACTCCGGCGTCCATCAAAACCTGGGAAAAGTTCTGCCATCCAGAGGACTTGAAAAAAGCTTACCGCGCCCTGAAGCGCCATTTTTCAGGACGTGAACCCTTTTACCAGTGTGAAATTCGCCTAAAGCACAAAAACGGCCACTGGGTGTGGATTCTTGATCGCGGCAAAGTGTCCGTCTGGACTGATGACGGAGCTCCGTTGCGAATGTTCGGCACCCATACGGACATATCCGAGCAAAAAAAAGCGGAAGCACGCATCCGCCACCTGGCCAATCATGATGCCTTAACCGGTCTGCCCAGCCTGCGTCTCGTGCGGGACCGGATCAATGTTGCCCTGGAGACCGCTCACCGTAAACATGAACAATTCGCGGTGATGTTTTTTGACCTCGACGGTTTTAAGTCCATCAATGACCGGCACGGTCATGATGCCGGTGATTTTGTTTTACAGACCGTGGCCAACCACCTGCTCAACTGCGTCCGAAAATCCGACACCGTCGCCCGAATCGGTGGCGATGAATTCCTGCTGCTGCTGACGGAAATCAAGTCTGTTGAGAATGTTGAAAACATTGCCTGCAAAGTTATCGAAACCGTCAGCAGCCCCATGGAGTTCCATGGCTATCCCCTGCAGGTTCAGGCCAGTGTCGGCATTGCGCTCTACCCAACGCATGGCCACACGTCAAAAACACTGATAAAACAGGCGGACAGTGCCATGTACACCGTTAAAAGCGGCGGTAAAAATAGCTACCGTTTCGCCGTATCCTCTCAGGAGAAGGGGGAAAGCCCTGTCGTTTGA
- a CDS encoding carbon-nitrogen hydrolase has translation MSTRRIALIQQACQPSAEQTREHLTTAIRQAAGQGAELIVLQELHNGPYFCQHQSCDYFELAEPIPGPGSDYFSDLAKELGVVLVCSLFERRAAGLYHNTAVVFESNGQLAGIYRKMHIPDDPGYNEKFYFTPGDLDFTPIPTSVGTLGVLVCWDQWYPEAARLMALAGCDMLIYPTAIGWDPQDAPEEQQRQREAWMTVQRGHAVANGLPVISVNRVGFEADPTGHTAGAQFWGSSFVAGPQGEILIQADSDRETVLIHDLDLQRSEQVRRIWPFFRDRRIDAYGDLTKRFRD, from the coding sequence ATGAGTACACGTCGTATCGCCCTGATTCAGCAGGCTTGCCAGCCGAGTGCCGAACAAACCCGCGAACATCTCACCACGGCCATCCGCCAAGCAGCTGGCCAGGGAGCGGAATTGATCGTCCTGCAGGAACTCCACAACGGGCCGTACTTTTGCCAGCACCAGAGTTGTGATTATTTTGAACTGGCCGAGCCGATTCCCGGCCCCGGCAGCGACTATTTCAGCGATCTGGCCAAAGAACTGGGAGTGGTGCTGGTGTGCAGTCTATTTGAACGACGCGCTGCCGGCTTATATCACAACACCGCAGTTGTCTTTGAAAGCAACGGACAACTTGCCGGCATCTATCGAAAAATGCACATTCCTGATGACCCCGGCTACAATGAAAAATTTTATTTCACTCCGGGCGATCTGGATTTTACACCGATCCCCACCAGTGTTGGAACGTTGGGAGTGCTGGTGTGCTGGGATCAGTGGTATCCGGAAGCAGCCCGTCTGATGGCTCTTGCCGGCTGCGACATGCTGATCTATCCCACAGCCATCGGTTGGGACCCACAGGATGCGCCGGAGGAACAACAACGGCAACGCGAAGCCTGGATGACGGTACAACGCGGTCACGCCGTGGCCAATGGTCTGCCGGTGATCAGTGTCAACCGGGTTGGTTTTGAAGCTGACCCAACGGGGCACACCGCTGGAGCACAGTTCTGGGGCAGCAGTTTTGTTGCCGGTCCCCAGGGAGAAATTCTCATTCAGGCGGACAGTGATCGCGAAACAGTGCTGATTCACGACCTGGACCTGCAGCGCAGCGAACAGGTTCGGCGCATCTGGCCGTTTTTCCGGGATCGCCGTATCGACGCTTACGGTGATCTGACCAAACGATTTCGCGATTAA
- a CDS encoding agmatine deiminase family protein, whose product MSTSVSRLPAEWEAQDGVLLSWPTPHSDWADHLEQIVPVFIELVGHISRFEQVIIVTPHPTQTIAALQQANISLQRVQCYAVKTNDTWSRDFGPITVFKQQQPWLYDFGFNGWGLKFPANHDNQITRKLSELAVFSAPVQIQPLVLEGGSIESDGSGILLTTSTCLLSANRNPHLKKHDIEQFFQQQFGIHKTLWLDHGYLAGDDTDAHIDTLARLCPDHTIVYMQCDDPDDEHFPALKNMEEQLRTFTTLDGAPFRLRPLPWPRAVYDEGGERLPATYANFLVINQAVLVPVYNDPADQKALKVLAQAFPDHELIAIDCSAVILQHGSLHCLTMQLPKGTLS is encoded by the coding sequence ATGAGTACATCGGTATCCCGCCTGCCGGCGGAATGGGAAGCACAAGACGGTGTTTTGCTGTCCTGGCCGACACCACACAGCGACTGGGCTGACCATCTGGAACAAATCGTACCGGTCTTTATTGAACTGGTTGGTCACATCAGTCGTTTTGAACAGGTCATCATCGTCACACCACACCCCACGCAAACCATTGCCGCATTGCAGCAAGCCAACATCTCTCTGCAACGCGTCCAGTGTTATGCCGTCAAGACCAACGATACCTGGAGCCGTGACTTTGGTCCCATCACCGTTTTCAAACAGCAACAGCCATGGCTCTACGATTTCGGCTTTAACGGCTGGGGGCTGAAATTTCCGGCGAATCATGACAATCAAATTACCCGGAAACTATCTGAACTGGCTGTATTTTCAGCTCCAGTACAGATCCAGCCGTTAGTGCTTGAGGGAGGCAGTATTGAATCTGACGGCAGTGGTATTTTGCTGACCACCAGCACCTGTCTGCTCAGTGCCAATCGTAACCCGCATCTGAAAAAGCACGATATTGAACAGTTTTTTCAGCAGCAGTTCGGTATCCACAAAACCCTGTGGCTCGATCATGGCTATCTGGCTGGAGATGACACGGACGCCCACATCGACACTCTGGCCCGCCTATGCCCCGATCACACCATTGTCTACATGCAGTGTGACGACCCGGACGATGAACATTTCCCGGCATTGAAGAACATGGAAGAGCAACTACGCACCTTTACCACGCTGGACGGTGCCCCCTTCCGCCTACGACCACTCCCCTGGCCTCGGGCGGTTTACGATGAGGGGGGAGAACGACTACCGGCGACCTATGCCAATTTTCTGGTGATCAACCAAGCGGTTTTAGTCCCGGTTTATAACGACCCGGCAGACCAGAAAGCGCTGAAGGTGCTTGCTCAGGCATTTCCAGACCATGAACTGATCGCCATCGATTGCTCGGCTGTGATCTTACAACACGGTTCACTGCACTGTCTGACGATGCAACTGCCGAAAGGAACCCTGTCATGA
- a CDS encoding DedA family protein: MDIWLEQLLTSVTATLWYYLLIVAIATAEGIALVGLVVPGSVLCVTIGAIAAAGHADFMLTCACAAVGAFIGDLISYVLGSRLGPRLVHSFFPQRHKPLLKRAQIFFAAHGGKSLFLARFFGPLRGLVPFVAGSVHFPIHNLVGYSAIAALLWGLSYPGLGYLGIRSWQQLPGLHSLETLLSLGTLVGVVVLIIYFRHKKNR; this comes from the coding sequence ATGGACATTTGGCTGGAACAACTGCTGACCAGTGTGACGGCGACGCTCTGGTATTATCTGCTGATCGTCGCGATTGCTACGGCTGAAGGGATCGCTCTGGTTGGGCTGGTCGTTCCCGGCAGTGTGTTGTGTGTCACCATCGGCGCAATTGCCGCAGCCGGTCACGCCGATTTCATGCTGACTTGTGCCTGCGCGGCTGTTGGCGCGTTTATCGGTGACCTGATCAGTTATGTGCTCGGCAGTCGGCTCGGCCCTCGTCTGGTCCACTCTTTCTTTCCGCAACGCCACAAGCCCCTGCTGAAACGGGCCCAGATTTTTTTCGCCGCCCATGGCGGTAAAAGTCTGTTTCTGGCCCGTTTTTTCGGTCCACTACGCGGATTAGTCCCCTTTGTCGCCGGTTCTGTCCATTTTCCGATCCACAACCTTGTCGGTTACAGTGCCATCGCCGCGCTCCTGTGGGGCCTGAGTTATCCGGGGCTCGGTTATTTGGGGATCAGATCCTGGCAACAGCTCCCGGGACTCCATTCTCTTGAAACGCTACTCAGCCTTGGAACCCTGGTTGGTGTTGTCGTTCTGATAATCTATTTTCGGCACAAAAAAAACCGCTGA
- a CDS encoding cytochrome c3 family protein, translating into MKTKLLLSVLFMALFATSALAADTYEYTGKGTVTFNHKVHGEKMECSSCHTTQPPQKIAITGKKEGHALCLDCHKKEQKKGNKAAPKSCSQCHKK; encoded by the coding sequence ATGAAAACGAAACTGCTGTTGTCCGTTCTGTTCATGGCCCTGTTCGCAACATCCGCTCTGGCCGCAGACACCTATGAGTACACAGGAAAAGGCACCGTCACCTTCAACCACAAAGTGCATGGTGAAAAGATGGAATGCAGTTCCTGTCATACCACCCAACCACCACAGAAAATTGCCATCACCGGCAAAAAAGAGGGTCACGCCCTGTGTCTGGACTGTCACAAAAAAGAGCAGAAAAAAGGCAATAAAGCCGCGCCGAAATCCTGCAGTCAGTGTCATAAAAAATAG
- a CDS encoding helix-turn-helix transcriptional regulator, protein MIQIDGAAIRQAREEQSLTQLYVAKMVGVTTDTISRWENNRYPTIKRPNAEKLAEALEVPLEQILRQEEQAPQPRTPFWNLSRRWLIVVLSLCLLTIALSVWLWPQPPIVAERVLPSYAAPGAVFPVQLRFSSGTIRGVVREQLPQGWRFVSSVPAPDSVDEKTGLVRWIVQLQDQPLTIYYLVQVDPQAKVKTMMRFDGELVAHTATRRSRFELIGADQLVIQHIHWADLNADMMIDDDEMLDASYLSENMPGMDLDLDAVEAMWIEDHYYWDAQTQQFQPGVAADLSPRKTTAP, encoded by the coding sequence ATGATTCAGATTGACGGTGCGGCAATTCGCCAGGCACGGGAAGAGCAATCTTTGACGCAGCTCTATGTGGCAAAGATGGTTGGCGTGACCACGGATACCATCTCCCGGTGGGAGAATAATCGCTATCCGACCATCAAGCGTCCCAATGCCGAGAAACTGGCAGAAGCGTTGGAAGTGCCTCTGGAACAGATTCTGCGGCAGGAAGAGCAGGCACCGCAGCCGCGAACACCTTTCTGGAATCTGTCTCGTCGCTGGCTCATCGTGGTTTTATCCCTGTGCCTTCTAACCATCGCACTGAGCGTGTGGCTGTGGCCACAACCGCCGATTGTTGCAGAACGGGTTTTGCCCAGTTATGCTGCCCCGGGGGCGGTTTTTCCGGTACAACTTCGTTTCAGTAGTGGAACGATTCGAGGTGTGGTGCGTGAACAATTGCCGCAAGGGTGGCGGTTTGTTTCCTCAGTGCCGGCACCGGACAGCGTTGATGAGAAAACAGGATTAGTGCGTTGGATCGTGCAACTGCAGGATCAGCCGTTGACCATCTACTACCTGGTGCAGGTCGATCCGCAAGCCAAGGTGAAAACCATGATGCGATTTGACGGTGAGTTGGTGGCGCACACTGCAACTCGGCGCAGTCGGTTTGAATTGATTGGCGCCGACCAGCTGGTGATTCAGCATATCCATTGGGCAGACCTTAATGCGGATATGATGATTGACGACGATGAAATGCTTGATGCCTCCTATTTAAGCGAAAATATGCCGGGTATGGACCTGGATCTTGATGCTGTCGAGGCGATGTGGATTGAAGATCACTATTATTGGGATGCACAGACGCAACAGTTTCAGCCCGGTGTTGCTGCAGATTTGTCACCCCGAAAAACAACAGCACCGTGA